In Schizosaccharomyces osmophilus chromosome 2, complete sequence, the following proteins share a genomic window:
- the nmt1 gene encoding 4-amino-5-hydroxymethyl-2-methylpyrimidine phosphate synthase Nmt1, protein MSTNKITFITNWEATPYHLPIFVAQARGYFKNEGIEVAILEPTDPSDVTALIGSGKVDMGLKAMIHTLAAKARGFPVTSFGSLLNEPFTGLITLKGNGIHNFKDIKGKRIGYVGEFGKIQLDDLCSKFGLSPSDYTAIRCGMNIAPAIISGEIDGGIGIECMQQVQLERWCISQGRPRSDVEMLRIDRLAELGCCCFCSILYIAHDDFIAKNPDKIGSFLRAIRSATLSMLENPVQAYKEFTSFKPEMGLELHREQFERCFAYFSRDISNVPRDWNKVTNYSKRLGLVPQDFEPNCTNGYLTWELDPDEKDPMGKQEVIAEIQDGIKENGGVFSGNPLRYVEPATV, encoded by the coding sequence ATGTCAACTAACAAAATCACTTTCATTACCAATTGGGAAGCAACTCCTTATCACTTGCCAATTTTTGTTGCTCAGGCACGTGgttatttcaaaaatgagGGCATTGAAGTCGCCATTTTGGAACCAACTGATCCTTCAGACGTTACTGCTTTAATCGGCTCTGGCAAGGTGGACATGGGCCTCAAAGCCATGATTCATACATTGGCTGCAAAGGCTCGTGGATTTCCTGTTACTAGTTTTGGTTCTTTACTTAACGAGCCCTTCACCGGTTTGATTACCTTGAAGGGAAACGGCATTCATAACTTTAAGGACATCAAGGGCAAGCGTATAGGTTATGTCGGTGAATTTGGAAAGATACAATTAGACGACTTGTGTAGTAAGTTTGGACTTTCTCCCTCGGATTATACAGCTATTCGTTGCGGAATGAACATCGCTCCGGCCATCATTAGTGGTGAAATCGATGGCGGTATCGGCATTGAATGTATGCAACAAGTACAGCTCGAGAGATGGTGTATTTCTCAAGGACGTCCTCGTTCTGATGTTGAAATGCTTCGTATCGATCGACTCGCGGAATTGGGTTGCTGTTGCTTCTGTTCAATCCTCTATATTGCTCATGATGACTTTATCGCGAAGAATCCCGATAAAATTGGTTCCTTCTTACGAGCTATCCGTTCTGCTACTCTTTCCATGCTTGAAAACCCTGTACAGGCCTATAAGGAATTTACAAGCTTCAAACCTGAAATGGGTCTTGAGCTGCACCGTGAACAATTCGAGCGATGCTTTGCCTATTTCTCTCGCGACATCTCCAATGTCCCAAGAGACTGGAACAAAGTTACTAATTATTCGAAGCGTCTCGGACTTGTTCCCCAAGATTTTGAACCAAATTGTACGAACGGATATTTGACATGGGAGCTTGACCCCGATGAGAAAGATCCTATGGGCAAGCAAGAAGTTATCGCTGAAATACAAGACGGCATCAAGGAAAATGGTGGAGTATTTAGTGGAAATCCTCTTCGCTACGTCGAACCTGCCACAGTATAA